A single genomic interval of Chloroflexota bacterium harbors:
- a CDS encoding tyrosine-type recombinase/integrase, with protein MRPSPSPWVWCTTGARPSSSAELLVCWRWALRGPALAARARVDRLFLYRDDVEPTNSRSERDLRPSVMHRKAGGITKKAAAHSFRRTFAARRVRAGIPLPDPMDWMGHKTLSTTQGYINPNAVNKRKLMEATSL; from the coding sequence TTGCGTCCGTCGCCCTCGCCGTGGGTCTGGTGTACGACAGGCGCCCGCCCGTCGTCAAGCGCTGAACTACTGGTCTGCTGGCGATGGGCCCTACGAGGGCCTGCCCTGGCGGCCCGCGCCAGGGTTGATCGTCTCTTTCTCTACCGTGACGACGTCGAGCCGACCAACAGCAGATCGGAGCGCGACCTGCGCCCGTCGGTCATGCACCGCAAGGCGGGTGGGATCACCAAGAAGGCCGCCGCGCACTCGTTCCGTCGCACCTTCGCCGCTCGCAGGGTCCGTGCAGGGATCCCGCTCCCTGACCCAATGGACTGGATGGGCCACAAGACGCTCTCGACGACCCAGGGGTACATCAACCCGAATGCGGTCAACAAGCGGAAGCTGATGGAGGCGACCAGTCTATGA